The Leopardus geoffroyi isolate Oge1 chromosome C1, O.geoffroyi_Oge1_pat1.0, whole genome shotgun sequence sequence gagaaagacgaAAATCataatgacttcactcatatgaggactttaagagacaaaacagatgaacataagggaagggaaacaaaaataatataaaaatagggagggggacaaaacaggagactcataaatatggagaacaaactaagggttacaAGAGGGAttctgggagggggggtggactaaatgggtaaagcgcactaaggaatctactcctgaaatcatcgttgcactatatgctagctaatttggatgtaaattaaaataaataaataaataaataaataaataaataaatatgcatttgagctgcctaaataaataaataaaccggagaaaaattattcatgttctagtaataactaaaaattacacatttaaaaagatttggcAGTTCTGTTTGGTAgatttaaatgttgaaaatgtcATCCCTAGGACTTTACCAGTGTAAACAAATGGATCTCCAAATTAACCCTTTCTCTCCAGTTACCAATTTTAGTTGCCACTGCACAGCTAAGTTGTTAACCCAAATGATCTATAATAATCACGATCTTGCTATGAGaagtaaattaattttgtttgtgtttgatggaaaaaaatgcagtaatttaaacatttctattttatatttagctTGATTCTTCTTTCAGCTGTGTGGAACacaagtctttttttccccaaaaaactTCAAGGGGAAGACCCTTCCTGCtcttttaatataagaaaatcaaGTTTTTCCACCCTCATATATTTATGCAAGTCCAGTTCTGACATGAGGATCAAGGCTCTTGAGGAAGAGAGAtcctatttaaataattttgctaAGAGGCTGGACTATTCCTCctgtatttgtaataaaaaatattttattttttattttatcatgttacTCCTAATTTTTTATTGTCCATTGTCATAgatatttcatcatttcattgttaattttattttttctaaagtaatttaaaaacaagtattgcATTTTATTCACAAGTTGGaagtgtattatatatttttaatttttttttcttaggatcTCAAGGAGAGTCACCAACTTCAGTAAAATCTTCAGTCTCTTCAAGGCAGTCTGATGAAAATGTGACAAAATTGGACCACAGTACAACTACAGATAAACAAACacctaagaaaaaaattgtcaagcAAGGACACACACCTTTGCCTAAGGTTAATGCAAAAATAGTGGCAATGCCTAAAAACTTAAATCAGTCTAAGAAAGGTGAAGCTTTGAATAATAAAGatgcaaaacagaaaatgctTCCTGGACAGATTACATTGAAAACTCAGCCTTCTTCTCAAAgacctttaaaaagtgaaacatgtGTTGTCCAAAAAAGCATGCTTCATGATGTACATGATAGTAAAAACAAGGACAATATTTCTGAACAGAAGCCTCATGAACCGCTAATTAATCTCGCATTAGAAATCAGCAGTACAGAAGCATTCCAGGCATCATGCATACCTGACCCACAAAAGCCATTAAACAatcaagggaaagagaaattagaaTGCCAAAGTATTTCAGATTTGGAAAAATCAAAATGTGAACTGGAATCAAAACAGATGTGTTCAgataaaagtgaaacaaaattttCCAGCAAAGAAACACATCAGCACAAGACAGCTAAAATATATTGTCATTCTGATGGGAGTGATAATGTAGATCCAAAATTTTATAACACCACTGCCCTAAAATCCACGATTTCAGATCCCAGTGTAAACTCCCTGAACTCTCATCCAGTTTGTGATTTAGACTCTGCAGATGCAGAGCAAAGGCATTCAGTATCAGATAGAGAGAAGCAAGAAGTGAgaaaagatacaaacaaaaaattaaacattaaatgtgACAAAGATGTTTTACCGTGTGTTCCTGAAAGGACAAATGGTACCTTAAATTCTGTCCAAGATGACAGGAAATCTAAAATTCTTGTTGAAGAACAGACAGTTCCTAGTCACTTGTCTGATGACTCtgctatgagtgaaatcaaacaTGCTACAGCAGACTCAGATATTTCCTCCATGTCTGTTTTGGAACAAATATCAGGAAAAACTTCTCctaaagatatggaaacaacagaAACTCCAGAGAGCCATGAAACTCCAGAAGTTCCATTCATGAGTCATTGGAATTTGAGTACCAGTGGTATGCATCAGAGAGAGAGTCCTGAATCTGACACTGGCAGTGCTACCACATCCTCTGATGACATAAAGCCCAGATCTGAAGACTATGATGCTGGAGGGTCTCAGGATGATGACGGGTCCAATGACAGAGGTATTTCTAAATGTGGCACAATGCTGTGCCATGATTTTCTTGGGAGAAGTAGCAGTGATACCAGTACTcctgaagaattaaaaatatatgatagtAACTTAAGAAttgaagtgaaaatgaaaaagcaaagtagTAATGATCTTTTCCAAATTAATTCAACAAGCGATGATGAGATTCCTAGGAAAAGGCCAGAAATTTGGTCTAGATCTACAGTAGTCTACcctagggaaaaagaaaatgttctacgAGGCAGTGTCCAGTTTGCTCAGGAAGTAGATCAGGTTTCTTCCTCGGCAGATGAAACAGAAGATGAAAGATCCGAAGCTGAAAATGTTGGAGAAAATTTCTCTACATCTAACTCAGCTCCTCAGCAGTTTCAGGGAATAATTAATTTAGCTTTTGAAGATGCAACAGAAAATGAAAGTCACGAGTTTTCTgcaactaaaaattttaaaagatccatTTTACTTTCAGTAGATGAATGTGAAGAACTAGGATCTGATGAAGGGGAAGTCCATACTCCTTTTCAGCCTTCTGTAGATTCTCTGTCACCTTCTGATGTTTTTGATGGCATTTCTCATGAACATCATGGAAGGACCTGCTATTCCAGGTACTCACAAGGAAGTGAAGGTAGTATTTCAGAATGTAAACAAGATAAAGGCAATACTGTATATAAAAACGAAAGCTCTCTCTTGGGTCGCAGTAGTACTGACTCATTGAGAAGAGATAAACAGAGTACTTCAGCCACAGGAAAAAAGTACACAGTAGATGTCCTGTCCAAAGGAGGTAGACAGCTTCTTCCAGAAGATAGAAAGGTAAATTGCAGAAGTGATGTGGATAATGACTTTCAGCAACGCAGCAAACTCTCAGATAGTGATATAAAATCTCAAGAAAGACCATGTCATTTGGAGCTTCATCAAAGAGAACCCAATTCTGACATACCAAAGAACAGCTCTACAAAATTTCTGGACTCCTGTCGGAGTCAACTTCTGCCTCAGGAAGGTCAAGTAAAAGAGAACCATTCTACAGCTACCAAAAGAGCTAATATTGCTTTATCTGCAGGTAATGTACAGAAATAGAAATGctaaatacataagaaaatgaGTTTATAGAATTTTAACTTGGATGTAGCCCTGAgtgttgtattttatttagaCAGAGTAATTACTTAAGGAACAGattcaaatttcaaatgaaaacctACATTTCTTAATAATATGAAATTAGCTAGTTACTCTTTATTGTTCACTTAAAATCTTAGTGTGGAATTAAGATCTAGTAAAAATTTGATTATTAGAGCTAATCTATTAAGAGATTTTacatgaaagaataaagagaaaagcttAGTTTGctattatttagttatttatgtcTAATTTAACATAGAATTCTTGACtattagaaattttattataCATTGAATATGATTTATGGACTATGCTAGTATATATCTAAGAGGGCTGTGCAATAATTATAGTAATATGTAACTAAAAGCACTGAACTATTTTAACTagattaattattataatttatatacattttacagaGATTAAGACTTTCAGGATCACTATACTTCTAAAAGTTTcaagtaaaaagataaatttccTAAAAGAGATTATATTTAGAAGCAAtgataatatatgaaaaaagcGCAGGCTTATTTCATATGTACAGATGACTTCCTGTCtagttgttttgtgtgtttgtcttcCTTATTATAGTAATTTGAACTAATGACtcacatttaaaatatgcaatagtGGCTGACAGAGTAGCTATTATATATCAGAACTAAGAAAAATACTGATCAATAGCCCTTGTTCAGCAAAATCATAACAATAGGGAGGGAACTCTTTAAAGttgtacttttttgtttgtcCTTGCTTGCATCCTCCTTTGCATGTGCAATATACAAATAAGGCTTtagataaaatgtatttattcccCTTTTGGAACTGACTTACCTTAAAAGTCACCATCAAATGaccatgtctttttttctctttacgtTTCTATTGTAGTGAATTAGACACATGTGCACATTCTATGtttatgtttaagtaatttttgttgttttttttgtatcACAAGTTTCAAATTAAAGTATGGAGAATTATTGTTAGTTGCCTATGTTGATTTTGCTGCTAAACATCcttcaattgttttatttttttttaatttagaaaaagaaatgcctCAGTAATCCTGTCAATTttgtataaatgttatttttcccattctatgtTTTTTTGGACTATAACtattatattgttttaatattgttCTACAAAATCTGAGGGGTACCAACATGTGCAATTTTTACATTGTATAGTATTATGAATTATTTCAGGATACATAGATGATTGTGACACACTGGCACAAACCTACATGTATGACCATCGGCCTTCAAAAACCCTCTCTCCAATATATGAGATGGATGTAGTAGAAGCATTTGAGCAGAAAATGGAATCAGAAACACATGTTACAGACATGGATTTTGAAGATGATCAGCACTTTGCAGAACAAGATTGGACACTCTTAAAGCAACTGCTGTCTGAACAGGATTCAAACTTAAATATTACGAATTCTGTTCCTGAAGACTTAAATTTAGCACAGTATCTAATCAATCAGACATTACTTTTAGCACGAGACAGCTCAAAACCTCAGGGTAAAGCACATGTTGACACTTTGAACAGATGGAGTGAACTAACCTCTCCACTTGATTCCTCAGCAAGTATCACCATGGCTAGTTTTTCCTCTGAAGATTGTTCACCCCAAGGGGAATGGACAATTCTAGAACTGGAAACTCAGCATTAAGAGTATTAAcactttggaaaatttttaacaATGCCCCCCCTTTATTTTTGATGCTTATATCCTAATAATAATTGCATTAGCCAGAGATAGACTGTCCTTAATAATGAAGGAGTCTTTCTAATTTATTAAGGTAACATAGTTTGTTTATTAATATGATATCACATGTAGAAAGAAGatggttttctaaaatttttgagcatgttttattaattattagaGAAATTAGTGGACTTACAACGAGCCCTTCAGTTGTCCTTTCCTAACTGATCATTTGTTCACTTGTTTATAattcaagaatttaaaatgtgaatgcaCAAGTAGATCAGTCCATTTACTTTTTGCTCTGCATATGGTAACAgtaatttaacaataaaaaacctATTGTGCTTGTGTTCAATTTATGTAGAGTTAATCAGTGAGTAACATTCAAACTCAGGTTTGTGTGATTGACCCTGACAGGTGAATATTAGAAAAACCCTTCATTTTCCCAACAGTGCAGATCCAGGAAATTGTGAAGTACATGTACCTCAAATTTCAATCACATTGTTA is a genomic window containing:
- the BTBD8 gene encoding BTB/POZ domain-containing protein 8 isoform X3, with product MASRLQEECIAFIIENFSKIIHSENFSLLLQSQAMSSTADLLDKILKAIEENITTENSCSLLMALDTLLNSDSTKEMGFTCKIQALRDKLWIFLVQSFYAVRHTESWKLMSTDDQQKIQAAAFDKGDDRRLGKKPVFSSSQQRRQASDSDVINNKSWRGNTKKECWSYPSTKQKMKSDGLGASGHSSSSNRNTINKTLKHDDLKEKGGTKTASKVTKELKTGGKNVSGKPKAIIKSQTENGDNAKSANMSPRQAVERSAAVAANGQKNSLNGKGVRNQEGHITGARPKVLTGNLNAQAKAKPLKKVTGKDSPSLSITGPSSRSTNSSMELLISTECLDEPKENGSVGEEKPSSEKLSCCESPGQTMKNSVESIKTSTVAVKSRPVSKITNGTSNKKSIHEETSINNSALKKVTNKGYSDPVPQAILKKRGNGSGCTTAQQRIKNASSNLAKTQGSQGESPTSVKSSVSSRQSDENVTKLDHSTTTDKQTPKKKIVKQGHTPLPKVNAKIVAMPKNLNQSKKGEALNNKDAKQKMLPGQITLKTQPSSQRPLKSETCVVQKSMLHDVHDSKNKDNISEQKPHEPLINLALEISSTEAFQASCIPDPQKPLNNQGKEKLECQSISDLEKSKCELESKQMCSDKSETKFSSKETHQHKTAKIYCHSDGSDNVDPKFYNTTALKSTISDPSVNSLNSHPVCDLDSADAEQRHSVSDREKQEVRKDTNKKLNIKCDKDVLPCVPERTNGTLNSVQDDRKSKILVEEQTVPSHLSDDSAMSEIKHATADSDISSMSVLEQISGKTSPKDMETTETPESHETPEVPFMSHWNLSTSGMHQRESPESDTGSATTSSDDIKPRSEDYDAGGSQDDDGSNDRGISKCGTMLCHDFLGRSSSDTSTPEELKIYDSNLRIEVKMKKQSSNDLFQINSTSDDEIPRKRPEIWSRSTVVYPREKENVLRGSVQFAQEVDQVSSSADETEDERSEAENVGENFSTSNSAPQQFQGIINLAFEDATENESHEFSATKNFKRSILLSVDECEELGSDEGEVHTPFQPSVDSLSPSDVFDGISHEHHGRTCYSRYSQGSEGSISECKQDKGNTVYKNESSLLGRSSTDSLRRDKQSTSATGKKYTVDVLSKGGRQLLPEDRKVNCRSDVDNDFQQRSKLSDSDIKSQERPCHLELHQREPNSDIPKNSSTKFLDSCRSQLLPQEGQVKENHSTATKRANIALSAGYIDDCDTLAQTYMYDHRPSKTLSPIYEMDVVEAFEQKMESETHVTDMDFEDDQHFAEQDWTLLKQLLSEQDSNLNITNSVPEDLNLAQYLINQTLLLARDSSKPQGKAHVDTLNRWSELTSPLDSSASITMASFSSEDCSPQGEWTILELETQH
- the BTBD8 gene encoding BTB/POZ domain-containing protein 8 isoform X1; the encoded protein is MARCGEGSATPVVLPRSPGVCSKGLQKKGPCERRRLKAVISEQLSQDLLRLLTEEIHTDVIFSIGYTLFKAHKAVLLARVPDFYFHTIGQTSDNLTNHEPVVVENFETSEFRTFLQVVYSSDRNMRNYEEEILRKKIVVRGVPQKKYDFSFGICTDNDGRSSVESSDCSLQKHEVPEDVDVGVHNLISTDNYDLDPASELGEDLLKLYEKHCCPDIDIYVDGKNFKAHRAILSARSSYFAAMLSGCWAESSQKCITLQGINHVEMNVMMHFIYGGTLDFPEKTNVGQILNMADMYGLEGLKEVAIYILRRDYCNFFQKPIPRTLASVLECLIIAHSVGVDSLFADCMKWIVKHFARFWSERSFANVPPEIQKSCLNMLIQSLNDKNAAFLLMESDRLIISLPRVKWTEVALTMASRLQEECIAFIIENFSKIIHSENFSLLLQSQAMSSTADLLDKILKAIEENITTENSCSLLMALDTLLNSDSTKEMGFTCKIQALRDKLWIFLVQSFYAVRHTESWKLMSTDDQQKIQAAAFDKGDDRRLGKKPVFSSSQQRRQASDSDVINNKSWRGNTKKECWSYPSTKQKMKSDGLGASGHSSSSNRNTINKTLKHDDLKEKGGTKTASKVTKELKTGGKNVSGKPKAIIKSQTENGDNAKSANMSPRQAVERSAAVAANGQKNSLNGKGVRNQEGHITGARPKVLTGNLNAQAKAKPLKKVTGKDSPSLSITGPSSRSTNSSMELLISTECLDEPKENGSVGEEKPSSEKLSCCESPGQTMKNSVESIKTSTVAVKSRPVSKITNGTSNKKSIHEETSINNSALKKVTNKGYSDPVPQAILKKRGNGSGCTTAQQRIKNASSNLAKTQGSQGESPTSVKSSVSSRQSDENVTKLDHSTTTDKQTPKKKIVKQGHTPLPKVNAKIVAMPKNLNQSKKGEALNNKDAKQKMLPGQITLKTQPSSQRPLKSETCVVQKSMLHDVHDSKNKDNISEQKPHEPLINLALEISSTEAFQASCIPDPQKPLNNQGKEKLECQSISDLEKSKCELESKQMCSDKSETKFSSKETHQHKTAKIYCHSDGSDNVDPKFYNTTALKSTISDPSVNSLNSHPVCDLDSADAEQRHSVSDREKQEVRKDTNKKLNIKCDKDVLPCVPERTNGTLNSVQDDRKSKILVEEQTVPSHLSDDSAMSEIKHATADSDISSMSVLEQISGKTSPKDMETTETPESHETPEVPFMSHWNLSTSGMHQRESPESDTGSATTSSDDIKPRSEDYDAGGSQDDDGSNDRGISKCGTMLCHDFLGRSSSDTSTPEELKIYDSNLRIEVKMKKQSSNDLFQINSTSDDEIPRKRPEIWSRSTVVYPREKENVLRGSVQFAQEVDQVSSSADETEDERSEAENVGENFSTSNSAPQQFQGIINLAFEDATENESHEFSATKNFKRSILLSVDECEELGSDEGEVHTPFQPSVDSLSPSDVFDGISHEHHGRTCYSRYSQGSEGSISECKQDKGNTVYKNESSLLGRSSTDSLRRDKQSTSATGKKYTVDVLSKGGRQLLPEDRKVNCRSDVDNDFQQRSKLSDSDIKSQERPCHLELHQREPNSDIPKNSSTKFLDSCRSQLLPQEGQVKENHSTATKRANIALSAGYIDDCDTLAQTYMYDHRPSKTLSPIYEMDVVEAFEQKMESETHVTDMDFEDDQHFAEQDWTLLKQLLSEQDSNLNITNSVPEDLNLAQYLINQTLLLARDSSKPQGKAHVDTLNRWSELTSPLDSSASITMASFSSEDCSPQGEWTILELETQH